One window of Pyrus communis chromosome 12, drPyrComm1.1, whole genome shotgun sequence genomic DNA carries:
- the LOC137711379 gene encoding cation/H(+) antiporter 18-like, translated as MATNTTVANACPAPMQATSNGVFQGDNPLDFALPLAILQICLVVALTRILAYLLRPLRQPRVIAEIVGGILLGPSALGRNKDYLEAIFPNRSLTVLDTLANLGLLFFLFLVGLELDPKSLRRTGKKALCIALAGITLPFVLGIGTSFALKGTISKGVDGPPFLVFMGVALSITAFPVLARILAELKLLTTDIGRMAMSAAAVNDVAAWILLALAISLSSTGRSPLVSLWVLLCGCAFVLSCVFFIRPIFKWMAQRCPEGEPVDELYVCATLVAVLAAGFVTDTIGIHALFGAFVLGIIVPKEGPFAGALVEKVEDLVSGLFLPLYFVSSGLKTDIATIRGAQSWGLLVLVISTACFGKIIGTVAVSLLCRVPFQEALALGFLMNTKGLVELIVLNIGRDRKVLNDQTFAIMVLMAIFTTFVTTPVVMAVYKPAKRKSISDYKYRTIERKDPNTELRVLICFHGTRNLPPMINLIEASRGTEKKERLCVYAMHLMELNERSSAILMVHKARRNGLPFWNKVKDSDNNQVVVAFETFEQLSQVAIRPMTAISSVSSMHEDICATAERKGASIIILPFHKHQRLDGVLETTRTEYRGVNRRVLEHAPCSVGIMVDRGLGGSTHVSASNVSSSIVVLFFGGSDDREALAYGMRMAEHPGNSLTVVHFLASPELQGEIVQVDINEGSNTTAGSATEMFLAELKQKISNNSSIKYEERAVRNAAETTDLIREFNRCNLFLVGRRPDGQVAAALNLKGDCPELGPVGILLTSPDFTTTASVLVMQQYHGLEVVQGSVGLSKVVVLPEDEDSETG; from the exons ATGGCTACAAATACCACAGTTGCAAATGCATGTCCAGCACCGATGCAAGCAACATCTAATGGGGTCTTTCAGGGTGATAATCCTCTGGATTTTGCTCTCCCTCTTGCCATCTTACAGATATGCCTTGTGGTTGCACTTACACGGATTCTTGCTTATCTTCTTCGACCACTAAGACAGCCTCGTGTGATTGCTGAGATTGTG GGCGGAATATTACTTGGCCCTTCAGCTCTTGGTCGCAACAAAGACTATCTCGAAGCAATATTTCCAAACAGAAGTCTCACAGTGTTGGATACTTTAGCCAATCTTGGTCTTCTCTTCTTTCTGTTCCTAGTGGGCTTGGAGTTGGATCCTAAGTCCCTCCGCCGCACTGGAAAGAAGGCTCTATGCATTGCACTTGCAGGAATTACCCTACCTTTTGTTTTAGGAATTGGTACATCATTTGCCCTCAAGGGAACTATTTCTAAAGGTGTAGATGGACCACCATTTCTTGTTTTCATGGGAGTGGCTCTTTCTATAACTGCCTTCCCTGTTTTGGCTCGTATTTTGGCTGAGCTCAAGCTTTTAACTACTGATATTGGCCGAATGGCCATGTCAGCAGCAGCGGTCAATGATGTGGCTGCGTGGATTCTTCTTGCTCTTGCCATTTCCCTCTCCAGCACTGGCCGTTCTCCACTGGTTTCGCTATGGGTTCTCTTGTGCGGGTGTGCTTTTGTCCTCAGTTGTGTATTTTTTATTCGACCAATCTTTAAATGGATGGCACAGCGCTGTCCCGAGGGTGAACCAGTAGACGAATTGTATGTATGTGCTACTTTAGTTGCAGTTTTGGCAGCTGGGTTTGTCACTGATACTATTGGAATTCATGCCCTATTTGGAGCATTTGTGCTCGGAATTATTGTCCCAAAGGAAGGGCCATTTGCAGGCGCTCTTGTTGAAAAAGTTGAGGATCTCGTATCTGGTCTGTTCCTCCCATTGTATTTTGTCTCGAGTGGATTGAAGACTGATATAGCTACAATTCGTGGAGCTCAGTCATGGGGCCTCCtcgttttggtcatttcaacaGCCTGTTTTGGGAAGATCATTGGCACAGTAGCTGTTTCTCTCCTCTGCCGAGTGCCGTTTCAAGAGGCCTTGGCACTCGGGTTCCTCATGAATACTAAGGGGTTGGTGGAGCTTATTGTCCTTAACATCGGTAGAGACAGAAAG GTTTTGAATGATCAAACATTTGCTATCATGGTTCTCATGGCTATCTTTACAACCTTCGTTACGACGCCTGTAGTAATGGCAGTATACAAGCCAGCTAAAAGAAAGAGTATATCTGATTACAAGTACAGAACTATTGAAAGGAAAGATCCAAACACTGAGCTCCGGGTTTTGATCTGTTTCCACGGTACAAGGAACCTCCCCCCAATGATTAATCTCATCGAGGCTTCTCGTGGGACTGAAAAGAAGGAACGTCTTTGTGTCTATGCAATGCATCTTATGGAGCTTAATGAGAGATCTTCTGCGATTCTGATGGTTCACAAGGCAAGAAGAAATGGTCTACCCTTTTGGAACAAGGTGAAGGATTCAGATAATAATCAAGTAGTTGTGGCTTTTGAAACGTTTGAGCAGCTGAGTCAAGTGGCTATCCGTCCAATGACAGCAATCTCTTCCGTTTCTAGCATGCATGAGGACATCTGTGCAACGGCTGAAAGGAAGGGGGCATCAATTATTATTCTCCCATTCCACAAGCACCAGAGGTTGGATGGAGTATTGGAGACAACTCGAACTGAATACAGAGGAGTCAATCGTAGGGTTCTTGAGCATGCTCCATGCTCAGTTGGGATCATGGTGGACCGTGGCCTTGGTGGAAGCACCCATGTATCTGCCAGCAATGTTTCTTCAAGCATAGTTGTCCTATTCTTCGGGGGTAGTGATGATCGTGAGGCCCTTGCGTATGGAATGCGAATGGCTGAGCACCCGGGTAACAGTTTAACTGTCGTCCATTTCTTAGCAAGTCCTGAACTTCAGGGGGAAATAGTCCAAGTGGATATAAACGAGGGCTCCAACACTACAGCAGGGTCAGCGACTGAGATGTTTCTCGCTGAATTGAAGCAGAAGATTTCAAATAACAGCTCAATCAAATATGAGGAGAGGGCAGTGAGAAATGCTGCAGAAACTACTGATTTGATTCGTGAGTTTAACCGATGCAATCTATTTCTGGTTGGTCGAAGGCCTGATGGTCAAGTAGCTGCTGCCTTGAATCTGAAGGGAGACTGTCCGGAGCTGGGGCCTGTAGGTATCTTGTTAACCTCTCCGGATTTCACAACTACAGCGTCGGTCTTGGTTATGCAGCAGTATCATGGGCTGGAAGTAGTTCAAGGTTCAGTTGGTTTGTCGAAGGTAGTTGTGTTGCCCGAGGACGAAGATTCAGAAACCGGCTGA